The proteins below are encoded in one region of Geomonas ferrireducens:
- a CDS encoding DUF2845 domain-containing protein has translation MKSHFGFLAALCVTLAAFDCASAADSESMRCKGGIVSIGNSAGEVVAKCGEPATATQSSRKLVEKGTYGTKTATVTTIVVDNWIFNFGPSEFQYQLELQDGRVCRIQSLDYGY, from the coding sequence ATGAAATCACATTTCGGTTTTCTTGCGGCCCTTTGCGTGACCCTGGCGGCGTTTGACTGTGCATCCGCCGCCGATTCCGAGAGCATGCGGTGCAAGGGGGGGATCGTCTCCATCGGCAATTCAGCAGGCGAGGTGGTGGCGAAATGCGGGGAGCCCGCCACAGCGACGCAGAGCTCCAGGAAGTTGGTGGAAAAGGGGACTTACGGGACCAAGACCGCGACCGTCACCACCATCGTCGTGGACAACTGGATCTTCAACTTCGGCCCCAGCGAATTCCAGTACCAGCTCGAGCTTCAGGACGGCCGCGTTTGCCGAATCCAGAGCCTCGACTACGGGTACTAG
- a CDS encoding manganese efflux pump MntP, which yields MDWISIMGIAVALAMDAFAVALAAGAVLNPITGRHLFRLGFHFGLFQALMPIAGWLLGLTVQKWITSYDHWIAFGLLAYVGGRMIVEAFDDEEDGDPADPTRGLTMVMLSIATSIDAFAVGLSLAMLGVSVWVPSVVIGLVAGVLTVTGMLLGRKLGDNWGKRVEVCGGVVLCLIGLKILLEHTLLK from the coding sequence ATGGATTGGATCAGCATCATGGGGATCGCCGTGGCCCTCGCCATGGACGCCTTCGCCGTCGCCCTCGCTGCGGGCGCGGTCTTGAACCCCATCACCGGGCGGCACCTTTTCCGCCTGGGCTTTCACTTCGGCCTTTTCCAGGCCCTCATGCCTATCGCGGGGTGGCTTTTGGGACTCACGGTCCAGAAATGGATCACCTCCTATGACCACTGGATCGCTTTCGGCCTGCTTGCCTACGTCGGCGGAAGGATGATCGTCGAGGCCTTCGATGACGAAGAGGATGGGGACCCCGCCGATCCGACCCGCGGACTCACCATGGTGATGCTTTCGATAGCCACCAGCATCGACGCCTTCGCGGTCGGTCTTTCCCTCGCCATGCTGGGCGTCAGCGTATGGGTTCCCTCCGTGGTCATAGGCCTAGTCGCCGGCGTCCTCACGGTAACCGGCATGCTCCTTGGACGAAAGCTGGGCGACAACTGGGGAAAGAGGGTGGAGGTGTGCGGCGGGGTGGTCCTCTGTCTCATCGGACTCAAGATCCTTCTCGAACACACGCTCTTGAAATAG